In the genome of Synergistaceae bacterium, the window CCTATCCCGCCGGCGCAGGCCGAGGAGGCCGCGACCGCGCGCGAGGCGATGCTGGAGACCCTGTCCGACTTCGACGAGGATATCATGAGCGCCTACCTGGACGGCAAGGACGTGCCGACGGATGTCATCAAGAGGGCGATTCGCTCGGCGCTCATATCCCTCAAGATCGTCCCGGTTCTCTGCGGGTCGGCCTTCAAGAACAAGGGAGTTCAGCCGTTGCTTGACGCTGTTGTGGACTATCTCCCCTCTCCGGTGGACCTTCCGCCCGTCAAGGGCATAGATGCGGTCACGGGCGAGGATTCGTTCAGAAAGAGCGACGCGAGCGAGAAGTTCTCGGCGCTCGCCTTCAAGATCGCCGTCGACCCGTTCGTCGGAAGGCTGGTGTTCACGCGCGTGTACTCGGGAACTCTCTCAAAGGGCGGCTCGGTCTATAACACGAGCAACAACACCAGGGAGAGGGTGGGGCGCATCCTCAGGATGCACGCCAACAAGCGGGAGGAGCTGGAGGAGGCCACTGCCGGCATGATAGTCGCCCTGCCGGGGCTGAAGAACACCCGCACGGGGGACACCCTATGCGACGAGGGCGCTCGGATTCTGCTGGAGGACCTCGTCTTCCCGGAGCCGGTCATCCACCTGTCGGTCGAGCCGGCGACGAAGAACGACAAGATAAAGCTTACCAAGGGCCTCGCGGCCATGTCCGAGGAGGACCCGACCTTCCGCGCCCGCACCGACGAGGAGACGTCGCAGACGATCATCTCCGGAATGGGAGAACTTCACCTCGAGGTGATAGTGGACAGGCTCAAGAGGGAGTTCGGCGTCGACGTCAGGGTGGGGCGCCCCCAGGTCGCGTACCGGGAGGCGATAAGGACGGCCGCCAAGGGCGAGGGCAGGTACGTGCGCCAGTCGGGCGGACGGGGCCAGTACGGCCACGTCGTGCTGGAGCTGGAGCCGCTGCCCGACGGCAGGGGTTACGAGTTCGAGGACAGGATAGTCGGAGGCGTCGTGCCCAAGGAGTACGTCGCAGCCGTCGAGAAGGGCCTCGAGGAGGCCATGAACAACGGAGTCGTCGGAGGATACCCGGTGATCGGCCTTAAGGCCATACTGGTGGACGGCAGCCATCACGAGGTCGACAGCTCCGAGATGGCGTTCCGCATAGCGGCCTCGATGGGCTTCAAGGATGCCATGAAGAAGGCGGGCCCCGTGCTGATGGAGCCGGTGATGGCCGTCGAGGTCGTCACCCCGGAGGAGTACGTCGG includes:
- the fusA gene encoding elongation factor G, coding for MQIIDMKRIRNIGIAAHIDAGKTTTTERILFYTGKNYKMGESHEGSATMDYMDQERERGITITSAATTCIWRDHYVNIIDTPGHVDFTVEVERSMRVLDGAVAVFCAVGGVEPQSETVWRQADRYHVPRLAFVNKMDRVGADYVNVIQGIREKLGARPLPIQLPIGAEESFVGVIDLVESRAILYMDDLGTDPRAAPIPPAQAEEAATAREAMLETLSDFDEDIMSAYLDGKDVPTDVIKRAIRSALISLKIVPVLCGSAFKNKGVQPLLDAVVDYLPSPVDLPPVKGIDAVTGEDSFRKSDASEKFSALAFKIAVDPFVGRLVFTRVYSGTLSKGGSVYNTSNNTRERVGRILRMHANKREELEEATAGMIVALPGLKNTRTGDTLCDEGARILLEDLVFPEPVIHLSVEPATKNDKIKLTKGLAAMSEEDPTFRARTDEETSQTIISGMGELHLEVIVDRLKREFGVDVRVGRPQVAYREAIRTAAKGEGRYVRQSGGRGQYGHVVLELEPLPDGRGYEFEDRIVGGVVPKEYVAAVEKGLEEAMNNGVVGGYPVIGLKAILVDGSHHEVDSSEMAFRIAASMGFKDAMKKAGPVLMEPVMAVEVVTPEEYVGDVIGDLSSRRGRIGGMDTRMNTTVVRAFVPLSEMFGYSTDLRSKTSGRASYSMQFDSYEPMSQELADKALKS